DNA from Campylobacter concisus:
GCGAGCTAGCTCATATCCAGCTAAAATTCCACCAAGTGCAGGAGAACAAACGCTATCAAATTTAATGCCAAATTTCTCTATCACACGCGCTAGCTCATCTGCTAGCTTTGCTGCAAGAGCAGGGTCTTCAAGCACCTTTGCACTTTGCAGATAAAACTGCGAATGGTTACCACTACTTAGCAAAAAGTGCCCCTCTAAATACGCCCCAGCGTCCTTATAAATTTTCTCTAAATCCATCGCTTTTTCCTTTTAAAATTTGCCAAAAATCTTAACACATACCCACTTAAGCCACTCTTTTTAAAATTTAATAAGCCCCACGCTTGTATAATTCTTCCAACATACAAAAAGGACACACATGCTTCTCTTTAACCCTGTTGTTTTTAGCATTTTGGTGATGACAGTGCTATGTTTGCTGCGCTTTAACATCCTGCTTTCTATCCTCATCTCAGCCCTTGTCGCTGGTGTCATGTATAAGCATGGTTTTAGCGGATTTGAAAGCGGTTTGGCAAGCGGTTTTGAGAGCTTTTTTTCGGCTCTAAAAGAGACCACGCAAAGCCTCATAAGTGGCATGCAAGGCAACCTTGAGACCTCGCTAAGCTACATTTTATTAGGCGCTCTTGCAGCTGCCATCGCAAATACAAATTTAACAGCCATCTTGATAAATGCAATGAGTAAATTTCTTAGCTCAAATAAGGTGATATTCACGCTAACCATCGCATTTATCGCTTGTTTGTCTCAAAACTTGATCCCAGTTCATATAGCCTTCATACCTATCTTGATCCCGCCACTTCTTGCCCTTATGAATAAGATGGGTATAGATAGACGTGCGGTGGCTTGCGCTCTTACATTTGGTCTGCAAGCGCCTTATGTAAGCCTTAGCGTTGGCTTTGGTCTGCTTTTTCACAATATCCTTAAAAAAGAGCTAGCAAACAACGGCATAAACACAACCATCTCGGATATCTCATCGGTAATGTGGATCGGCGGTGCGTCGATGTTAGTTGGCCTTATCGTCGCTATCTTTGTCTATGGCAGAAAACGCGTTTATAAAACATCTAAATTTGAAAAGGCCGAGCTTGATGAGATCGAGCGCGCAAAAGGCCTTGAGATGACTAAAAAAGAGTGGGCGGTCTTAGCTGGTGCGGTTGTCGCCTTTGTCGTGCAAATTTACACTTCGCTCTTGCCACTTGGCGCGCTACTTGGACTTTTGGTCATGGTCGTTTTTGGAGGCATCGAATATAAAAAAGTAGATAAGATCATGGATAATGGCCTTGCTATGATGGGCTTTATCGCATTTATCATGCTTGTTGCTGCGGGATATGGCACCATTTTAAGAGAGAGTGGCGGTATAGACGAGCTTGTAAAATACGCCAGCTTGGTCTCTGGCGGCAAGATAGGCGGAGCATTTTTGATGCTACTTATCGGACTTTTAGTCACGATGGGTATAGGCACTAGCTTTGGCACTATACCTATCTTAGCCTCTATCTACGTGCCACTTTGTCTTAGCCTTGGCTTTGGCGTGCCAGCTATCATCTTGCTAGTTGGTATAGCTGCAGCTCTGGGCGACGCTGGAAGCCCAGCAAGCGACAGCACACTTGGGCCAACGAGCGGTCTAAATGCTGATGGTGAGCACAACCACATATATGATACTTGCGTGCCTACATTTATATTTTTTAACATCCCACTAATCATCGGTGGCATCGTAGGAGCCATGATACTTGGATAAATGTGTTAAAATCATTAAAAAATTTAAAGGAAAATGCGATGCAAACAAATATTGACTATGCAAAATATGAGACTATGACACGTAAAGCATTGTTTAATTCTCTTGAAAAAGAAGAAAAAAAACTAAATTCATTGCAAGATACTTTAAAAAAACAATCAGAACTAATCCTTTATCTTAAAAAAAAGATAAAAAGCAAACTGGATGAGCCAAAAGATTATGAACTTTTAAAGTCTCCAAGCATAAAAAAACTCGATATGGAATTTAAAAAACTCTCAAAAGCAGAGCAAGAAGCACTAATAGCTGAAGTTAAAACCGAAATGGGCGTTTAGTGTATAAAATAGTCATTAAACGCTCTGCTGACAAACAACTAGATAAAATTTCAAAAGGTGATCTAAGAGCAGCTCTAAAAATACACACCTTTCTAAAAGAGCTTGAAAAAGTAGAAAATCCTTTTGCGACAAATAACGCAGAAAAGATGCAGGGCTATGATAATCGCTGGCGTTGGAGAGTTGGCATACATTACCGCATAATAGGGCTTAAGCAAGATGAAATTTTAACTATTGAGATAATAGAAATTTCATCACGAGAAAAAGCATACTAAAAAATACGATCACACAAAAATTTTCAAATTTTTCTCTTTTTGCCGATATAAATTTTGGAACATCTTTTGCTTTAGAAAGATCATAAAAAATTTTAAAACGAGAAAAAGGATAAGCTCATGATGAGATCACTTTGGTCTGGTGTTTCAGGCCTACAAGCCCACCAGATAGCCATGGACGTAGAAGGCAACAATATCGCAAACGTCAATACCTATGGTTTTAAATACAACCGCGCAAATTTTGCTGATATACTAAGCCAAACTCCAAGAGTAGCTACCGCTCCACAAGGTCAGCTAGGCGGTCAAAACGCTATGCAAATAGGTCTAGGAACGACCATAAACTCAACTACAAGAATTTTCTCACAAGGCACACTAACAGACACTACTAAGCAAACCGACCTTGCTCTTCAGGGAAATGGCTTTTTTGTCGTCTCTCCAGATGGCGGAACGACAAGATACTATACAAGAAACGGCGACTTTGTTCGTGATAAGGCTGGTAACTTCGTAAACAACAGCGGATACATCGTTCAAGGCTGGACTAGAGATGATGAGACTGGCACTATCGACTCAACAGGCCCTATAAGCAACATCGTCATCAAAGAAGGTCTTACAACTCCAGCAAGAGCGACAACAGAAGTTAAAATAAAAGGCAACCTCGACTCAGGTAACAGCATCGGTCAAAGAAGCACGCCTATATACGCTCTTGATTCAGTTGCTGGCGGACGTGACTACAATAACGATGGAATTTTAAATGCCAACGAAGTTCATAACGAAAACGATACAAACAACGATGAATTTTATACAAACTCAAGAAACGAGCAAATTTTAACAGAGCGTGGTGTCGATCTTGGCGTTACATTTGACGAGCTTGGAAACGGTCTTGCTCTAAGAGATGGTCAAGGTATCTGGGTAAGCTACGCAAATGCTAAGACTGAGAAATTTTCAGTAGGTAGCGCTCTAGCACAAAACATAGGTCAGATCAACCCACCAGCTACACTTGATATAACACTAAATGGACAAAATATCAAAACTCAAGCTGGCACAATGACAAGCATCAGTGACGTTGCAGCTGCTATCAACGCTCAGTACAACAAAACTGGTGTTAGAGCTGAAATTTCAGAGGGTAACAAACTAACGCTTATAAACAGAAACAACTCAGGTACAACCGAAGAGACAAAAAACATCCACCTAACAGTAAATGCTGGAAACACAGTTGGCGGTCTAGCTAGTAAAGATATCATAACAGCTTATCAATATGTCTATACAAGCTCACAAACAACAGCTGTTCACCCAAATAACGACAAAATCGCAAGACAAATAACAACAACAGAAGATCTTCGTGCAGCTATGCAAGAGGATGCTAGAAACCACGTTGATTATAACGGCGATGGTCAAATAAGAGCAAACTCTGACGCACTTGATGCAGCAAAACTTGCAACTGCCGCTCACAAGGTAGCCCCTGGTACAGGTGGTGCAGCTATAACAAATCCAGCCTATGCACTAGCATATAACAACGCTTATGCAGCAGCAGCTGGCACACCTGATCAAAAACACGCAGCAGGTGTTGCTGCACTTCAAGCAGCAGCTGGAGATGATACAAACGACGGCGTAAAGATCACTGTAAATAAACTAGGTCAATTTCAACTAGAAAACCCTACAAACGAAATGGCTGATCAAGCACTTTATATGACCACAACTGGTCTTACAAAACCAGCTCAAGGCACAAACAACGCAGCAGTAAATGAAAACGTTCGCTTTACAAATATCATGAAAGCACTTGATGGCGCACTAAGCCCAGGTCAAGCCCTAAGAGCGAGCGGTAAGATGATGATGTCAAGCCACGGCTCAACGGCTGAAATTTTTGACTCACTTGGCTCAAAACACACAGTTAGTATCAAATGGGCAAAAGTAGGCACTACAACAGATGGTGGAACTGAGTGGAATATGATCATCCAAGTGCCAGAGCCTGCTAAGATAAACTACACAGGTGAGGGTCCAGATAACGTCGTAACTGGTTCATTGAGATTTAACTCAAATGGCTCACTTGCTAGCTTTCACCCAGCTACGATAACATTTTCAGCTAACAATGGCTCACAAAGTGGTCAAAATGTTAGTTTGAATTTTGGTTTGGGAACTGATTTTAACGGACTAACAAGCTTTGATAAAGACTCTTCAACTGAGTCTATCTCACAAGATGGCTACACAGGTGGCACACTAAATGACCTAAAGATCGACGAAACTGGTACGATTATCGGTGCATTTACAAACGGCCAAAGCTTTGGTCTAGCTCAAGTTGCACTTGCTAGCTTTACAAACAACGAGGGTCTTCAAAGTGAGGGCGGAAACGTCTTTTCACAAACAGCAAACTCAGGCGAAGCAGTCATAGGCGCAGCAGGCACTGGCGATAAAGGAACGATCGCGGCTTCAAAACTAGAAGCTAGTAACGTCGATCTAAGCCGTGCGCTAACAGATCTTATCGTCATCCAAAGAGGCTTTCAAGCAAACTCAAAAACTATCACAACAAGTGACGAGATGCTAAACACACTTCTTCAACTAAAACAATAATCATAAAGGGGGCGCTCGCTCCCTTTTAAATTTACAAATAAAATCAGCCTTCTTTTTGTAAAATGCTAAAAAATTTCACAAAAAGAGAAAATATGCAAGTAACACTTCTAAATCACACTCCACTAAATATCTGCTCTCACGCGATCCGCACATGCTGGCAAAGCTTTGACAAAGGCGACAATGGCGGCGAAAAAGACGTCGAGCTGATAGATAGGGTGGGTAATAAATTTAAACATGCATCAACGCTGGAGCATCTTTACTACAACTTCTACATCCAAGGCATCTCGCGCGCACTACTTCAAGAGCTAGCTCGCCACCGCATAGCGAGCCTAAGCGTCAAATCAACCCGCTACACGCTAAAAGAGCTAAAAAAAGAGGATAAATTTGAAGTAGGGCAGTTTGAGCGTGCGTCTAAATTTATCGTGCTAACAAATGACGAAGTGGTCGATAACGCAAGCATAAAAGCGCTTGAAAATTTACGTGAAATTTTAGCCTCAACTACAAAAAGCCTTGATATAGTTAAATACTGCTTACCAGAGTGCTATAAAACCGAGCTTACATGGAGCATAAACGCTAGAAGCTTGCAAAATTTCATCTCTCTAAGAAGCTCAAAGTCAGCCCTTTGGGAGATAAGAAATTTAGCAAATGCTATCTACGACGCCCTACCAAATGAGCATAAATTTATCTTTGAAAAATGCTTGCCAGAGGATGAGCAAAACTAACAATTACGTTAGTGAAATTTAGAAGTGATAAAATGAGCGCTAAATTTACTTTTGTAAAACGTAGAGAAGTTCGTCTACGTGGATGTTTCTAGCTTTTAAATTTCTGCTGCCGCGGTAGGCATTATACTTTTGGCGAAGTAGATGAACTTTGCCCATTTTATTTAGGTTTTTGTCAAATTCATCTTGGTTTATAAAGCCCTCTGAGTTAAACGAGATAAGCACAAATTTAGCCCTTAAATTTGCTATGAGTTCAAAAAATGCCTCGCTTGCTGACGATTTTTTATTAAAAACTGATCTGTTCCAGTCCTTTGAGATACCTGAAACCTTTGAAATTTTATTTGGCTCAGTGTAGCTTGCGATGAGATTTAGCATGAAGTAGTTTGAGCCGTATGGGTGCTGGTTATAAGGTGGATCAAGATAGACTAGATCAAGCCCATCAAGCTCTTTTGCTAGCAAATTTGCATCCTTTTGATAGACCTCAAATGGCACGCTAAAATTTGAAAAGATGGGTTTTGTCAAATTTATATCAGAAGTGATCCTTGAGATGGCATTTTGCCCATGTCCGCCAAACTGACCGATACCCTCTTTATTTTTATGAAAACCTTTAAAAATTCCACTCGTATTTGCATGCACGCTTGCATTATAAAGTAGCGGTGCTATGAAAAATTTTCTCATTTCAGCCGGCAATATCTCATCTATGAGCCTTCTTGCAGTGTCAATGAATTTGGCATTTTTCTTTGTGTAAAAGACCCGCTCGCCAAAAGCGATATTTTCATCATCTTGTGGAGCATAAAGCCTTGTTATAAAGCCCTCAGAAAGGTTTTCTTCTATCTCTTTTTCAAGCTTTTTTTGCCAGAAATTTATCTCATCTTTTAGCTCGTTTGTGGCGTTTTGCAGGTAGCATGAGTTTGTGATGAAGCTATAAAGCTCCAAGTCGTTGGCGACTAGAAATTCGCTATTTTGTTTTAAAAACCTAGCCACCACGCCGCTTCCACTAAAGAGGTCACAGCAGCTAAGCTTCTCTTTTTTAAGCTCGTCTTTTGCGTATTTTACGCCTCGCTCGATAAAGCCTAAAAGAGAGCGTTTGTTACCAAGATAGGTTAAAATTTGCTCTTTTAGATAGGCTTGATTTTCTTGTTTAGCTGGCTTCAAATCAGTGCTTTTTTAGTCCCATAGCATCAACGTCAAGCTTGATCTCTTCGTTGTTTATGATGACTAGACCCTGATCTAGAATTTTCTTTGCTATTGCGTGCGCTTCATCAAGTGAGTGCATTTTATATGTACCGCATTGAAATTTATTTAGCTCTGGAATTTGATCTTGAGTTTTGACCTCTAAGATATCCTTCATCGAAGCAAGCCATGCCTTTT
Protein-coding regions in this window:
- a CDS encoding Na+/H+ antiporter NhaC family protein, whose amino-acid sequence is MLLFNPVVFSILVMTVLCLLRFNILLSILISALVAGVMYKHGFSGFESGLASGFESFFSALKETTQSLISGMQGNLETSLSYILLGALAAAIANTNLTAILINAMSKFLSSNKVIFTLTIAFIACLSQNLIPVHIAFIPILIPPLLALMNKMGIDRRAVACALTFGLQAPYVSLSVGFGLLFHNILKKELANNGINTTISDISSVMWIGGASMLVGLIVAIFVYGRKRVYKTSKFEKAELDEIERAKGLEMTKKEWAVLAGAVVAFVVQIYTSLLPLGALLGLLVMVVFGGIEYKKVDKIMDNGLAMMGFIAFIMLVAAGYGTILRESGGIDELVKYASLVSGGKIGGAFLMLLIGLLVTMGIGTSFGTIPILASIYVPLCLSLGFGVPAIILLVGIAAALGDAGSPASDSTLGPTSGLNADGEHNHIYDTCVPTFIFFNIPLIIGGIVGAMILG
- a CDS encoding formate dehydrogenase; this encodes MQTNIDYAKYETMTRKALFNSLEKEEKKLNSLQDTLKKQSELILYLKKKIKSKLDEPKDYELLKSPSIKKLDMEFKKLSKAEQEALIAEVKTEMGV
- a CDS encoding type II toxin-antitoxin system RelE family toxin, encoding MYKIVIKRSADKQLDKISKGDLRAALKIHTFLKELEKVENPFATNNAEKMQGYDNRWRWRVGIHYRIIGLKQDEILTIEIIEISSREKAY
- the flgE gene encoding flagellar hook protein FlgE, with the translated sequence MMRSLWSGVSGLQAHQIAMDVEGNNIANVNTYGFKYNRANFADILSQTPRVATAPQGQLGGQNAMQIGLGTTINSTTRIFSQGTLTDTTKQTDLALQGNGFFVVSPDGGTTRYYTRNGDFVRDKAGNFVNNSGYIVQGWTRDDETGTIDSTGPISNIVIKEGLTTPARATTEVKIKGNLDSGNSIGQRSTPIYALDSVAGGRDYNNDGILNANEVHNENDTNNDEFYTNSRNEQILTERGVDLGVTFDELGNGLALRDGQGIWVSYANAKTEKFSVGSALAQNIGQINPPATLDITLNGQNIKTQAGTMTSISDVAAAINAQYNKTGVRAEISEGNKLTLINRNNSGTTEETKNIHLTVNAGNTVGGLASKDIITAYQYVYTSSQTTAVHPNNDKIARQITTTEDLRAAMQEDARNHVDYNGDGQIRANSDALDAAKLATAAHKVAPGTGGAAITNPAYALAYNNAYAAAAGTPDQKHAAGVAALQAAAGDDTNDGVKITVNKLGQFQLENPTNEMADQALYMTTTGLTKPAQGTNNAAVNENVRFTNIMKALDGALSPGQALRASGKMMMSSHGSTAEIFDSLGSKHTVSIKWAKVGTTTDGGTEWNMIIQVPEPAKINYTGEGPDNVVTGSLRFNSNGSLASFHPATITFSANNGSQSGQNVSLNFGLGTDFNGLTSFDKDSSTESISQDGYTGGTLNDLKIDETGTIIGAFTNGQSFGLAQVALASFTNNEGLQSEGGNVFSQTANSGEAVIGAAGTGDKGTIAASKLEASNVDLSRALTDLIVIQRGFQANSKTITTSDEMLNTLLQLKQ
- the thyX gene encoding FAD-dependent thymidylate synthase; the encoded protein is MQVTLLNHTPLNICSHAIRTCWQSFDKGDNGGEKDVELIDRVGNKFKHASTLEHLYYNFYIQGISRALLQELARHRIASLSVKSTRYTLKELKKEDKFEVGQFERASKFIVLTNDEVVDNASIKALENLREILASTTKSLDIVKYCLPECYKTELTWSINARSLQNFISLRSSKSALWEIRNLANAIYDALPNEHKFIFEKCLPEDEQN
- a CDS encoding DNA adenine methylase; the encoded protein is MKPAKQENQAYLKEQILTYLGNKRSLLGFIERGVKYAKDELKKEKLSCCDLFSGSGVVARFLKQNSEFLVANDLELYSFITNSCYLQNATNELKDEINFWQKKLEKEIEENLSEGFITRLYAPQDDENIAFGERVFYTKKNAKFIDTARRLIDEILPAEMRKFFIAPLLYNASVHANTSGIFKGFHKNKEGIGQFGGHGQNAISRITSDINLTKPIFSNFSVPFEVYQKDANLLAKELDGLDLVYLDPPYNQHPYGSNYFMLNLIASYTEPNKISKVSGISKDWNRSVFNKKSSASEAFFELIANLRAKFVLISFNSEGFINQDEFDKNLNKMGKVHLLRQKYNAYRGSRNLKARNIHVDELLYVLQK